The following proteins come from a genomic window of Tenebrio molitor chromosome 9, icTenMoli1.1, whole genome shotgun sequence:
- the LOC138137713 gene encoding glyoxylate reductase/hydroxypyruvate reductase — MTLVMHSRFLNSIFTNRHVTFTLSLSVTGKFHSHLPPLLHTRTCKFHTNSAKMARPSVYITKKINEEALQLLTATCDVTSWTGPDPVPRDELLKNIADKDALFCMLTDKVDAAVLKKANKLKVIATMSVGYDHLQIDEIKKRQIKIGYTPDILTDATAELTVALLLATSRRLLEANVEARTGGWQAWSPFWMCGPGLGGSTVGIVGFGRIGQEVAKRVKPFNVKKIVYYNRSVRKEAEEIGAEKVTLDELLSQSDFVIVCCALTPETKEMFNDDAFKKMKKSAVFVNTSRGGVVDQDALVRALSNKVIWGAGLDVMTPEPLPLDHPLFKLKNCVILPHIGSACIETRNGMAVLTAKNILAALEGKKMPSELLV, encoded by the exons atgacCCTAGTAATGCATTCCCGTTTTTTAAACTCCATATTTACGAATCGGCATGTTACATTCACGCTCTCTCTCAGCGTCACCGGCAAATTCCATTCACACCTGCCTCCACTTCTTCACACCAGAACGTGCAAGTTTCACACAAACTCGGCAAAAATGGCACGACCTTCGGTGTACATCACCAAGAAAATCAACGAAGAAGCTTTGCAGCTGTTAACGGCGAC ttgtgacgtGACCTCGTGGACAGGACCGGATCCAGTACCCCGCGACGAACTCCTCAAGAACATCGCCGACAAAGACGCACTCTTCTGCATGTTGACCGACAAAGTGGACGCTGCTGTGttaaaaaaagcaaacaaaCTCAAGGTCATCGCGACGATGTCGGTCGGTTACGACCACTTGCAAAtagatgaaattaaaaagcgtCAGATTAAGATTGGCTACACCCCCGACATTTTAACAGACGCCACCGCCGAACTGACCGTAGCGCTTCTTTTAGCCACGAGTCGACGTTTACTGGAGGCGAATGTCGAGGCCAGGACTGGGGGTTGGCAAGCGTGGTCTCCGTTTTGGATGTGTGGACCAGGTTTAGGGGGTTCCACTGTTGGGATCGTTGGGTTTGGCAGAATCGGACAAGAAGTGGCCAAACGTGTAAAACCTTTCAATGTGAAGAAGATTGTTTATTACAATCGATCGGTCAGGAAAGAGGCGGAGGAGATAGGCGCCGAGAAAGTCACTCTTGACGAGTTGCTGTCACAAAGCGATTTTGTCATAGTGTGCTGCGCTTTGACCCCTGAGACCAAAGAGATGTTTAACGATGACGCCttcaagaaaatgaagaagagTGCAGTTTTTGTTAACACTAGTAGAGGGGGTGTTGTGGACCAAGATGCGTTAGTTAGAGCATTAAGTAATAAAGTGATTTGGGGCGCTGGATTAGATGTGATGACACCGGAACCTCTCCCTCTAGACCATCCTCTCTTCAAGTTGAAGAATTGCGTGATTTTGCCACATATTGGGAGCGCCTGTATTGAAACAAGAAACGGAATGGCGGTCTTGACGGCGAAAAATATACTGGCAGCTCTAGAAGGCAAAAAGATGCCTTCAGAATTACTTGTATAA
- the Nmdmc gene encoding bifunctional methylenetetrahydrofolate dehydrogenase/cyclohydrolase, mitochondrial isoform X2 translates to MEQPSNEPPVENPPTQAKIIDGKKISSDFQKELKAEIEQWVKQGKRRPCLIAILVGEDPASQKYVHSKMLVAKEVGIDSDTIVLPKTTTEKEIIAKVQQYNKDPKVDGILVQLPVPEGVSERNVCNAVDPSKDVDGFHIQNVGKLTLNMDTFIPATALGVIELLKRSNIKTSGKNVVICGRSKNVGLPMAMILHSDYRNELPGMEATVILCHRNTPPEELKYFATRADIIVSATGVVNLIKPEIVKPGACIIDVGINRIKTKEGKTKIVGDVDYEGCSKVAGHITPVPGGVGPMTVAMLMHNTFKATKLHQK, encoded by the exons ATGGAGCAGCCCAGCAACGAGCCCCCAGTGGAAAATCCCCC CACACAGGCCAAAATCATCGAtgggaagaaaatttccagtGACTTCCAGAAGGAACTGAAGGCGGAGATCGAGCAGTGGGTCAAGCAGGGGAAGCGGCGCCCCTGCCTGATCGCCATTCTCGTCGGTGAAGACCCGGCTAGCCAAAAGTATGTCCACAGCAAAATGTTGGTGGCCAAGGAGGTGGGAATCGACAGCGACACCATCGTGCTCCCGAAGACGACTACAGAAAAGGAGATCATCGCGAAGGTCCAACAGTACAACAAGGACCCCAAAGTCGACGGGATTCTGGTGCAACTGCCGGTCCCGGAAGGCGTGAGCGAGAGGAACGTCTGCAACGCGGTGGACCCCAGCAAGGACGTCGACGGCTTCCACATCCAGAACGTCGGGAAGCTAACCCTCAACATGGACACGTTCATCCCCGCCACGGCTTTGGGCGTGATCGAGCTCCTGAAGAGATCCAACATCAAGACGTCCGGCAAAAACGTCGTGATCTGCGGCAGGTCGAAGAACGTGGGGCTCCCGATGGCGATGATCCTGCATTCAGACTACAGAAACGAGCTGCCGGGGATGGAAGCGACGGTGATCTTGTGCCACAGAAACACGCCCCCAGAAGAATTGAAGTATTTCGCGACGAGGGCCGACATTATAGTCAGCGCTACGGGAGTCGTCAACTTGATCAAGCCCGAGATCGTCAAGCCCGGGGCTTGCATCATCGACGTGGGGATCAACAGGATCAAGACCAAGGAAGGCAAGACGAAAATTGTGGGGGACGTCGACTATGAAG GTTGCAGCAAAGTCGCCGGACATATTACGCCGGTTCCGGGGGGCGTCGGGCCCATGACTGTCGCGATGTTGATGCACAACACCTTCAAGGCGACAAAATTGCaccagaaataa
- the Nmdmc gene encoding bifunctional methylenetetrahydrofolate dehydrogenase/cyclohydrolase, mitochondrial isoform X1, with protein sequence MIKYGLTLLRYSSRTLSVRNLAAPQKVFQSTQAKIIDGKKISSDFQKELKAEIEQWVKQGKRRPCLIAILVGEDPASQKYVHSKMLVAKEVGIDSDTIVLPKTTTEKEIIAKVQQYNKDPKVDGILVQLPVPEGVSERNVCNAVDPSKDVDGFHIQNVGKLTLNMDTFIPATALGVIELLKRSNIKTSGKNVVICGRSKNVGLPMAMILHSDYRNELPGMEATVILCHRNTPPEELKYFATRADIIVSATGVVNLIKPEIVKPGACIIDVGINRIKTKEGKTKIVGDVDYEGCSKVAGHITPVPGGVGPMTVAMLMHNTFKATKLHQK encoded by the exons ATGATCAAGTACGGTCTGACTCTTCTGAGGTATTCTAGTCGGACGTTGAGCGTCCGGAACCTCGCAGCCCCCCAGAAGGTTTTCCAGAG CACACAGGCCAAAATCATCGAtgggaagaaaatttccagtGACTTCCAGAAGGAACTGAAGGCGGAGATCGAGCAGTGGGTCAAGCAGGGGAAGCGGCGCCCCTGCCTGATCGCCATTCTCGTCGGTGAAGACCCGGCTAGCCAAAAGTATGTCCACAGCAAAATGTTGGTGGCCAAGGAGGTGGGAATCGACAGCGACACCATCGTGCTCCCGAAGACGACTACAGAAAAGGAGATCATCGCGAAGGTCCAACAGTACAACAAGGACCCCAAAGTCGACGGGATTCTGGTGCAACTGCCGGTCCCGGAAGGCGTGAGCGAGAGGAACGTCTGCAACGCGGTGGACCCCAGCAAGGACGTCGACGGCTTCCACATCCAGAACGTCGGGAAGCTAACCCTCAACATGGACACGTTCATCCCCGCCACGGCTTTGGGCGTGATCGAGCTCCTGAAGAGATCCAACATCAAGACGTCCGGCAAAAACGTCGTGATCTGCGGCAGGTCGAAGAACGTGGGGCTCCCGATGGCGATGATCCTGCATTCAGACTACAGAAACGAGCTGCCGGGGATGGAAGCGACGGTGATCTTGTGCCACAGAAACACGCCCCCAGAAGAATTGAAGTATTTCGCGACGAGGGCCGACATTATAGTCAGCGCTACGGGAGTCGTCAACTTGATCAAGCCCGAGATCGTCAAGCCCGGGGCTTGCATCATCGACGTGGGGATCAACAGGATCAAGACCAAGGAAGGCAAGACGAAAATTGTGGGGGACGTCGACTATGAAG GTTGCAGCAAAGTCGCCGGACATATTACGCCGGTTCCGGGGGGCGTCGGGCCCATGACTGTCGCGATGTTGATGCACAACACCTTCAAGGCGACAAAATTGCaccagaaataa
- the bug gene encoding thioredoxin domain-containing protein 15, translating into MHFQILNLLTILVICVGVPLTLCDESESEITSEASSSLENANSDLTLEETSNNLTSFTNSTGADNINATATNTTDTANVTHKLVHCLANFGSTEVQLVNDTELIKLLLPQSNITSRDVPASCILVLFYSKYCPFSSMAAPHFNALPRAFPDIKMVAINAMVYHLFNTQNGIVGVPTLMLFHNGRPVAKFNDSEYSLDLFSKFLAKHTGVAAVEKAHVTSADFGGPVTSVPAKDVDVFLIISWMFISGCSAYYFTKSKFWKWIVETVQSNWRESEAHAQHEHAE; encoded by the exons ATGCATTTTCAGATACtcaatttattaacaattttagtaATAT gtGTTGGTGTACCTCTAACATTGTGTGATGAATCAGAATCAGAAATCACCTCTGAGGCATCCAGCTCTTTAGAGAATGCAAACTCAGACCTCACTCTTGAAGAGACTTCAAACAATCTTACCTCATTTACTAATTCAACTGGTGCTGACAACATTAATGCAACAGCAACTAACACTACTGATACTGCAAATGTTACACATAAATTAGTACATTGTCTGGCTAATTTTGGGAGTACTGAGGTCCAGCTAGTCAATGACACTGAACTTATAAAACTTCTGTTACCTCAGAGCAACATAACTAGTCGTGATGTCCCAGCTAGTTGCATCTTGGTgctgttttattcaaaatattgtCCATTCTCCAGCATGGCAGCCCCTCATTTCAATGCGCTGCCGCGCGCGTTTCCTGACATCAAAATGGTTGCAATAAATGCTATGGTTTATCATTTGTTCAACACGCAAAATGGCATAGTAGGGGTCCCCACACTGATGTTGTTTCATAATGGAAGACCAGTTGCAAAGTTTAACGATTCTGAATATTCATTGGATTTATTTTCTAAGTTTTTGGCAAAACATACAGGTGTGGCGGCGGTAGAGAAAGCCCACGTGACATCGGCTGATTTCGGCGGACCCGTTACAAGCGTTCCAGCGAAAGATGTTGACGtgtttttgattatttcatgGATGTTCATTAGTGGATGTAGTGcttattattttacaaagtcaaaattttggaAGTGGATTGTTGAGACTGTCCAGAGTAACTGGAGGGAGTCTGAAGCTCACGCTCAGCATGAACATGcggaataa
- the Nmdmc gene encoding bifunctional methylenetetrahydrofolate dehydrogenase/cyclohydrolase, mitochondrial isoform X3, whose protein sequence is MRWNTQAKIIDGKKISSDFQKELKAEIEQWVKQGKRRPCLIAILVGEDPASQKYVHSKMLVAKEVGIDSDTIVLPKTTTEKEIIAKVQQYNKDPKVDGILVQLPVPEGVSERNVCNAVDPSKDVDGFHIQNVGKLTLNMDTFIPATALGVIELLKRSNIKTSGKNVVICGRSKNVGLPMAMILHSDYRNELPGMEATVILCHRNTPPEELKYFATRADIIVSATGVVNLIKPEIVKPGACIIDVGINRIKTKEGKTKIVGDVDYEGCSKVAGHITPVPGGVGPMTVAMLMHNTFKATKLHQK, encoded by the exons ATGCGTTGGAA CACACAGGCCAAAATCATCGAtgggaagaaaatttccagtGACTTCCAGAAGGAACTGAAGGCGGAGATCGAGCAGTGGGTCAAGCAGGGGAAGCGGCGCCCCTGCCTGATCGCCATTCTCGTCGGTGAAGACCCGGCTAGCCAAAAGTATGTCCACAGCAAAATGTTGGTGGCCAAGGAGGTGGGAATCGACAGCGACACCATCGTGCTCCCGAAGACGACTACAGAAAAGGAGATCATCGCGAAGGTCCAACAGTACAACAAGGACCCCAAAGTCGACGGGATTCTGGTGCAACTGCCGGTCCCGGAAGGCGTGAGCGAGAGGAACGTCTGCAACGCGGTGGACCCCAGCAAGGACGTCGACGGCTTCCACATCCAGAACGTCGGGAAGCTAACCCTCAACATGGACACGTTCATCCCCGCCACGGCTTTGGGCGTGATCGAGCTCCTGAAGAGATCCAACATCAAGACGTCCGGCAAAAACGTCGTGATCTGCGGCAGGTCGAAGAACGTGGGGCTCCCGATGGCGATGATCCTGCATTCAGACTACAGAAACGAGCTGCCGGGGATGGAAGCGACGGTGATCTTGTGCCACAGAAACACGCCCCCAGAAGAATTGAAGTATTTCGCGACGAGGGCCGACATTATAGTCAGCGCTACGGGAGTCGTCAACTTGATCAAGCCCGAGATCGTCAAGCCCGGGGCTTGCATCATCGACGTGGGGATCAACAGGATCAAGACCAAGGAAGGCAAGACGAAAATTGTGGGGGACGTCGACTATGAAG GTTGCAGCAAAGTCGCCGGACATATTACGCCGGTTCCGGGGGGCGTCGGGCCCATGACTGTCGCGATGTTGATGCACAACACCTTCAAGGCGACAAAATTGCaccagaaataa